A genomic stretch from Primulina huaijiensis isolate GDHJ02 chromosome 14, ASM1229523v2, whole genome shotgun sequence includes:
- the LOC140956996 gene encoding serine/threonine-protein kinase 1 isoform X2, whose product MEFTQRSWRAGKPPPPKNSDPYSKIVIHDGSRENVALRDSEPDSDSTGIYATMVYKNDAIEYVEDSLPPLLKRLPKDFGGAGDDIIGSDDDDAAASISGTMIVKNDLRMSNYSDINMKVSSPYARARSSETPFKERRIPRGRTGDEEESAGDFSTFVVRERDEKDEDEDDDEMEDGMGTMVRSGGGGGGGTMRKAVESMQKVGVMGYVKRRKSSCDSAGGSGRGLGEGSVGGGIGQLRHQGYGKVSSNSIPESMTREDPSTKYELLHELGKGSYGAVYKARDIRTSESIAIKVISLSEGEEGYEEIRGEIEMLQQCSHPNVVRYLGSYQGEEYLWIVMEHCGGGSVADLMNVTDEPLEEYQIAYICREALKGLSYLHSIFKVHRDIKGGNILLTEQGEVKLGDFGVAAQLTRTMSKRNTFIGTPHWMAPEVIQESRYDGKVDVWALGVSAIEMAEGLPPRATVHPMRVLFMISIEPAPMLEDKEKWSLVFHDFIAKCLTKDTRLRPTAIEMLKHKFIEKCKSGASGMLPRIEKAKQIRASMAVQAHDVESGTIVSRDGALENPISHEAIVSTVPSRPQYDQHTTRAINIKDKEYICDEGQLAMEGDYGTVVVHDRLEIDKLATQAALIASDEFSAATRHTESLSVSGLENKAVDSWMDITTDTGTPTEGLQEPLTLSVSPEQNLKGDSIPQVMVGNGERLNDASLTSETVSRKALDKLWSIYSAGNTVPIPFLRATDISPIALLSDTVLGGWQRDNHGNVAMEAMQELFSSDAQLKKGRNRQNEIPLPPGVYQRLTSSPTLMNLAQALAYHKMCYEEMPLQEIQAAQEQQTIQNLSDTLRTILRL is encoded by the exons ATGGAGTTCACGCAGAGGTCGTGGCGTGCCGGGAAGCCCCCGCCACCTAAGAATTCCGACCCTTATTCAAAGATCGTAATACACGATGGTTCCAGAGAAAACGTCGCGCTAAGAGATTCCGAACCGGACTCAGATTCAACGGGTATATATGCGACAATGGTATATAAAAATGACGCGATTGAGTACGTGGAAGATTCACTCCCTCCGCTGTTAAAAAGGCTTCCCAAAGATTTCGGTGGAGCGGGGGATGACATCATAGGGTCCGATGATGACGACGCGGCTGCCTCTATTTCTGGGACGATGATTGTGAAGAATGACTTAAGAATGTCGAATTATTCGGATATAAATATGAAGGTCTCTTCGCCTTATGCAAGGGCAAGGAGCTCGGAGACGCCGTTTAAGGAGAGAAGAATCCCTAGGGGGAGAACTGGTGACGAAGAGGAGAGTGCGGGTGACTTTTCGACGTTTGTGGTTAGGGAGAGAGATGAAAAGGATGAagatgaggatgatgatgagatggAGGACGGAATGGGGACAATGGTGAGAagcggtggtggtggaggaggtgggACAATGAGGAAGGCAGTGGAGAGTATGCAAAAGGTGGGGGTAATGGGATATGTCAAGAGGAGGAAAAGCAGCTGCGATAGTGCTGGGGGGAGTGGTCGGGGCTTGGGCGAGGGAAGTGTTGGGGGAGGAATTGGACAATTGAGGCACCAGGGGTATGGAAAAGTGTCCTCTAACTCGATACCAGAGAGCATGACAAGGGAAGACCCCTCTACCAAGTACGAGTTGCTTCACGAACTTG GGAAAGGTTCATATGGGGCAGTCTATAAAGCTCGAGACATAAGAACTTCAGAATCGATTGCTATCAAAGTTATATCATTGTCCGAAGGG GAGGAAGGTTATGAAGAGATTCGAGGTGAAATTGAGATGCTGCAGCAGTGCAGTCATCCGAATGTTGTTCGCTACCTTGGGAGCTACCAAGGAGAGGAATATCTTTGG ATAGTGATGGAGCACTGTGGGGGTGGAAGTGTTGCTGACTTGATGAATGTTACTGATGAGCCTCTAGAGGAGTATCAAATAGCTTATATTTGCAGAGAAGCATTGAAG GGTCTATCCTATCTGCATTCAATTTTTAAGGTGCATAGAGATATTAAAGGCGGTAATATTTTGTTGACTGAGCAGGGTGAGGTCAAGTTGG GTGATTTTGGTGTTGCTGCGCAGTTAACAAGAACCATGTCCAAGCGTAACACG TTTATTGGCACCCCTCATTGGATGGCTCCAGAAGTTATCCAAGAAAGCCGTTATGACGGGAAg GTAGATGTATGGGCTCTTGGAGTGTCTGCTATTGAAATGGCTGAG GGTCTACCTCCAAGAGCGACTGTACATCCCATGAGg GTATTGTTTATGATTTCCATTGAACCTGCTCCAATGCTTGAGGATAAAGAAAAATG GTCACTAGTGTTCCATGACTTCATTGCAAAATGCCTTACTAAAGACACGAGGCTTCGGCCTACAGCAATTGAGATGCTGAAG CACAAATTCATTGAAAAATGTAAAAGTGGAGCTTCGGGAATGCTGCCAAGGATTGAGAAGGCTAAACAAATCAGAGCATCAATGGCTGTGCAAGCTCACGATGTTGAATCAGGAACAATAGTTTCAAGAGATGGT GCTCTAGAAAATCCAATATCTCATGAAGCCATTGTTAGTACTGTTCCATCTAGGCCCCAATATGATCAGCATACTACTCGTGCTATTAACATAAAGGATAAAGAGTACATCTGTGATGAGGGACAACTAGCTATGGAAG GTGACTATGGCACTGTGGTTGTTCATGATAGACTTGAGATTGATAAATTGGCTACTCAGGCAGCATTGATAGCGTCGGACGAATTCTCTGCTGCTACAAGACATACTGAAAGTCTTTCAGTCAGTGGGCTTGAAAATAAAGCAGTCGACTCTTG GATGGACATCACTACCGATACAGGAACCCCGACTGAAGGATTACAAGAACCTCTTACTTTATCTGTCTCACCTGAACAAAACCTTAAGGGCGATAGCATTCCCCAAGTAATGGTTGGCAATGGTGAACGCTTGAATGATGCTTCACTTACTAGTGAGACCGTCAGTAGAAAAGCATTGGATAAG CTTTGGTCCATATACTCTGCTGGTAACACCGTGCCAATTCCATTTCTGAGGGCAACTGATATATCTCCCATTGCACTTCTGTCTGACACTGTGCTTGGAGGATGGCAGAGGGACAATCATGGGAACGTAGCCATGGAAGCTATGCAAGAGCTTTTTTCCAGCGACGCCCAGCTTAAAAAGGGTAGAAACAGACAAAATGAG ATTCCCCTTCCTCCCGGTGTATATCAAAGGCTTACTTCAAGTCCAACCCTGATGAATCTTGCTCAGGCATTAGCATACCACAAGAT GTGCTACGAAGAAATGCCTCTTCAAGAAATCCAAGCTGCACAAGAACAACAAACCATTCAAAACCTCTCCGATACCCTTCGAACTATTTTACGATTGTAA
- the LOC140956996 gene encoding serine/threonine-protein kinase 1 isoform X1 yields the protein MEFTQRSWRAGKPPPPKNSDPYSKIVIHDGSRENVALRDSEPDSDSTGIYATMVYKNDAIEYVEDSLPPLLKRLPKDFGGAGDDIIGSDDDDAAASISGTMIVKNDLRMSNYSDINMKVSSPYARARSSETPFKERRIPRGRTGDEEESAGDFSTFVVRERDEKDEDEDDDEMEDGMGTMVRSGGGGGGGTMRKAVESMQKVGVMGYVKRRKSSCDSAGGSGRGLGEGSVGGGIGQLRHQGYGKVSSNSIPESMTREDPSTKYELLHELGKGSYGAVYKARDIRTSESIAIKVISLSEGEEGYEEIRGEIEMLQQCSHPNVVRYLGSYQGEEYLWIVMEHCGGGSVADLMNVTDEPLEEYQIAYICREALKGLSYLHSIFKVHRDIKGGNILLTEQGEVKLGDFGVAAQLTRTMSKRNTFIGTPHWMAPEVIQESRYDGKVDVWALGVSAIEMAEGLPPRATVHPMRVLFMISIEPAPMLEDKEKWSLVFHDFIAKCLTKDTRLRPTAIEMLKHKFIEKCKSGASGMLPRIEKAKQIRASMAVQAHDVESGTIVSRDGALENPISHEAIVSTVPSRPQYDQHTTRAINIKDKEYICDEGQLAMEGDYGTVVVHDRLEIDKLATQAALIASDEFSAATRHTESLSVSGLENKAVDSWMDITTDTGTPTEGLQEPLTLSVSPEQNLKGDSIPQVMVGNGERLNDASLTSETVSRKALDKLWSIYSAGNTVPIPFLRATDISPIALLSDTVLGGWQRDNHGNVAMEAMQELFSSDAQLKKDSPSSRCISKAYFKSNPDESCSGISIPQDVLRRNASSRNPSCTRTTNHSKPLRYPSNYFTIVINENVAKD from the exons ATGGAGTTCACGCAGAGGTCGTGGCGTGCCGGGAAGCCCCCGCCACCTAAGAATTCCGACCCTTATTCAAAGATCGTAATACACGATGGTTCCAGAGAAAACGTCGCGCTAAGAGATTCCGAACCGGACTCAGATTCAACGGGTATATATGCGACAATGGTATATAAAAATGACGCGATTGAGTACGTGGAAGATTCACTCCCTCCGCTGTTAAAAAGGCTTCCCAAAGATTTCGGTGGAGCGGGGGATGACATCATAGGGTCCGATGATGACGACGCGGCTGCCTCTATTTCTGGGACGATGATTGTGAAGAATGACTTAAGAATGTCGAATTATTCGGATATAAATATGAAGGTCTCTTCGCCTTATGCAAGGGCAAGGAGCTCGGAGACGCCGTTTAAGGAGAGAAGAATCCCTAGGGGGAGAACTGGTGACGAAGAGGAGAGTGCGGGTGACTTTTCGACGTTTGTGGTTAGGGAGAGAGATGAAAAGGATGAagatgaggatgatgatgagatggAGGACGGAATGGGGACAATGGTGAGAagcggtggtggtggaggaggtgggACAATGAGGAAGGCAGTGGAGAGTATGCAAAAGGTGGGGGTAATGGGATATGTCAAGAGGAGGAAAAGCAGCTGCGATAGTGCTGGGGGGAGTGGTCGGGGCTTGGGCGAGGGAAGTGTTGGGGGAGGAATTGGACAATTGAGGCACCAGGGGTATGGAAAAGTGTCCTCTAACTCGATACCAGAGAGCATGACAAGGGAAGACCCCTCTACCAAGTACGAGTTGCTTCACGAACTTG GGAAAGGTTCATATGGGGCAGTCTATAAAGCTCGAGACATAAGAACTTCAGAATCGATTGCTATCAAAGTTATATCATTGTCCGAAGGG GAGGAAGGTTATGAAGAGATTCGAGGTGAAATTGAGATGCTGCAGCAGTGCAGTCATCCGAATGTTGTTCGCTACCTTGGGAGCTACCAAGGAGAGGAATATCTTTGG ATAGTGATGGAGCACTGTGGGGGTGGAAGTGTTGCTGACTTGATGAATGTTACTGATGAGCCTCTAGAGGAGTATCAAATAGCTTATATTTGCAGAGAAGCATTGAAG GGTCTATCCTATCTGCATTCAATTTTTAAGGTGCATAGAGATATTAAAGGCGGTAATATTTTGTTGACTGAGCAGGGTGAGGTCAAGTTGG GTGATTTTGGTGTTGCTGCGCAGTTAACAAGAACCATGTCCAAGCGTAACACG TTTATTGGCACCCCTCATTGGATGGCTCCAGAAGTTATCCAAGAAAGCCGTTATGACGGGAAg GTAGATGTATGGGCTCTTGGAGTGTCTGCTATTGAAATGGCTGAG GGTCTACCTCCAAGAGCGACTGTACATCCCATGAGg GTATTGTTTATGATTTCCATTGAACCTGCTCCAATGCTTGAGGATAAAGAAAAATG GTCACTAGTGTTCCATGACTTCATTGCAAAATGCCTTACTAAAGACACGAGGCTTCGGCCTACAGCAATTGAGATGCTGAAG CACAAATTCATTGAAAAATGTAAAAGTGGAGCTTCGGGAATGCTGCCAAGGATTGAGAAGGCTAAACAAATCAGAGCATCAATGGCTGTGCAAGCTCACGATGTTGAATCAGGAACAATAGTTTCAAGAGATGGT GCTCTAGAAAATCCAATATCTCATGAAGCCATTGTTAGTACTGTTCCATCTAGGCCCCAATATGATCAGCATACTACTCGTGCTATTAACATAAAGGATAAAGAGTACATCTGTGATGAGGGACAACTAGCTATGGAAG GTGACTATGGCACTGTGGTTGTTCATGATAGACTTGAGATTGATAAATTGGCTACTCAGGCAGCATTGATAGCGTCGGACGAATTCTCTGCTGCTACAAGACATACTGAAAGTCTTTCAGTCAGTGGGCTTGAAAATAAAGCAGTCGACTCTTG GATGGACATCACTACCGATACAGGAACCCCGACTGAAGGATTACAAGAACCTCTTACTTTATCTGTCTCACCTGAACAAAACCTTAAGGGCGATAGCATTCCCCAAGTAATGGTTGGCAATGGTGAACGCTTGAATGATGCTTCACTTACTAGTGAGACCGTCAGTAGAAAAGCATTGGATAAG CTTTGGTCCATATACTCTGCTGGTAACACCGTGCCAATTCCATTTCTGAGGGCAACTGATATATCTCCCATTGCACTTCTGTCTGACACTGTGCTTGGAGGATGGCAGAGGGACAATCATGGGAACGTAGCCATGGAAGCTATGCAAGAGCTTTTTTCCAGCGACGCCCAGCTTAAAAAGG ATTCCCCTTCCTCCCGGTGTATATCAAAGGCTTACTTCAAGTCCAACCCTGATGAATCTTGCTCAGGCATTAGCATACCACAAGAT GTGCTACGAAGAAATGCCTCTTCAAGAAATCCAAGCTGCACAAGAACAACAAACCATTCAAAACCTCTCCGATACCCTTCGAACTATTTTACGATTGTAATTAACGAGAATGTTGCAAAAGATTAG